A single genomic interval of Spirosoma taeanense harbors:
- a CDS encoding FG-GAP repeat domain-containing protein: protein MKYSILCLVFALLSNGSDEKAEPAFRKYFVAAESYESVAVFDVDNNDTLDIVSGDFWYEGPHFRRRHLIGNQARQDQYYDDFSTIPLDVNADGRMDFVTGGWFNGTLRWLENPGKTSGSNSRWPSHDIAGVGNVETTRSWDIDGDGPPEIVPNNPNKPLKYFKLTSPGTFKQINVAPTQGHGLGFGDINGDGRGDFIVSDGWLEAPADRTNGSWKLHKEFALGTASVPIIVTDVNGDRLNDLIVGQGHGYGLHWYQQNRTAGGQRSWTKHLIDDKNSQYHCLEWLDITGDGRPELITGKRFRAHNDGDPGAYDPVGLYYFTWDTAAKRFVKHDIAYGPAGVGKGTGIYFAVADLHKTGRKDIVVAGKDGLFVFFNQGTLKK from the coding sequence ATGAAGTACTCTATTCTCTGCCTGGTATTTGCCTTACTCAGCAATGGTTCGGATGAAAAAGCCGAGCCTGCGTTTCGTAAGTATTTCGTTGCCGCCGAAAGTTATGAATCAGTCGCCGTGTTCGATGTTGACAATAACGATACCCTCGACATCGTATCGGGCGATTTCTGGTACGAAGGCCCGCACTTCCGGCGTCGGCACCTGATTGGTAACCAGGCGCGTCAGGATCAGTATTACGATGATTTTTCGACTATCCCGCTCGACGTAAACGCCGATGGCCGGATGGACTTTGTGACGGGCGGCTGGTTCAACGGCACGCTGCGCTGGCTGGAAAACCCCGGCAAGACATCGGGCAGTAACAGCCGCTGGCCCAGCCACGACATTGCCGGCGTCGGCAATGTTGAAACGACCCGCTCCTGGGACATAGACGGCGACGGTCCGCCCGAAATCGTACCCAACAACCCCAATAAGCCGCTGAAGTATTTCAAACTCACCAGCCCCGGTACGTTTAAGCAGATCAACGTAGCGCCGACGCAGGGCCACGGCCTTGGCTTTGGCGATATCAACGGCGATGGACGTGGGGATTTTATCGTGAGTGACGGCTGGCTCGAAGCGCCCGCCGACCGGACGAACGGCTCCTGGAAGCTGCACAAAGAGTTTGCACTCGGTACGGCCAGTGTGCCCATCATCGTAACCGACGTAAACGGCGACCGACTGAATGACCTGATTGTTGGGCAGGGGCACGGCTACGGGCTGCACTGGTATCAGCAGAATCGAACGGCTGGCGGGCAGCGTTCCTGGACGAAGCACCTGATCGACGATAAGAACTCGCAGTATCACTGCCTGGAATGGCTCGATATCACCGGCGATGGCCGCCCCGAACTTATCACGGGCAAGCGATTCCGGGCGCACAACGATGGCGACCCCGGCGCTTATGACCCCGTTGGGCTATACTACTTTACGTGGGACACGGCGGCAAAACGGTTCGTCAAACACGATATCGCTTACGGCCCGGCAGGCGTTGGTAAAGGAACGGGTATTTATTTCGCCGTGGCTGATTTGCACAAAACCGGCCGAAAAGACATCGTAGTCGCCGGTAAAGATGGCCTTTTTGTCTTTTTCAATCAGGGAACGCTTAAAAAATAA